Proteins from one Streptococcus mitis B6 genomic window:
- a CDS encoding NAD-dependent protein deacylase — MDKIEQLQGIIDQSQRIVFFGGAGVSTESNIPDFRSSDGIYSLKLGRHFTAEQLVSRTMFERYPEDFFDFYKKYLLYPDAKPNLAHDYLASLEKTGKLKAIVTQNIDSLHEMAGSQKILKLHGSADRNYCLGCHRFYDLTAFLALEGPVPYCLDCGKVVKPDVTLYEEELDMDVFSRAAQVIQQADLLIIGGTSLVVYPAASLINYFSGSNLVVINKSSTPQDSQADLVIEGKIGEVFSKLRQ; from the coding sequence ATGGATAAGATTGAACAATTACAAGGTATTATTGATCAAAGTCAGAGAATTGTCTTTTTCGGTGGTGCAGGGGTTTCTACAGAGTCTAATATTCCAGATTTTCGTAGTTCAGATGGTATATATAGTCTGAAACTAGGTCGCCATTTTACTGCCGAGCAACTGGTTTCACGCACTATGTTTGAGCGCTATCCAGAGGATTTTTTTGATTTCTACAAAAAGTATCTGCTCTATCCTGATGCCAAGCCGAATTTAGCACATGATTATCTAGCGTCGTTGGAAAAAACAGGTAAATTAAAGGCGATTGTGACGCAAAATATCGATAGTCTCCATGAAATGGCAGGATCTCAGAAAATTTTGAAACTGCATGGTAGTGCAGATCGTAATTATTGTTTGGGCTGTCATCGCTTTTATGATTTGACTGCCTTTTTGGCACTTGAAGGTCCAGTTCCCTACTGCTTAGATTGTGGCAAGGTGGTCAAACCTGACGTAACCCTTTATGAGGAAGAGCTAGATATGGATGTATTTAGTCGCGCAGCCCAAGTCATTCAGCAAGCAGATTTGTTGATTATTGGTGGCACTTCCTTAGTTGTTTACCCTGCAGCTAGCCTAATCAATTATTTTTCAGGGTCAAATCTTGTCGTTATCAACAAGTCCAGCACTCCTCAAGACAGCCAAGCTGATTTAGTTATCGAAGGTAAGATTGGAGAAGTTTTTTCTAAATTGAGACAATAA